The Reichenbachiella carrageenanivorans region AAATTTCTTCAGGATAAAGTCAGAAGATTTGGCTGCATATAGCGGGGCTATGGAATCATGATTATAGGCTAGCATAATTTGCGACTGGGCTTTTAGCCAGCGCAAGCTGTCTTCTGAAGTTAGTTCAGCTGGGTTTCCACGTCCGTCCATGTTTGATTGACCTGCTAAGATGAAAACTTTGATAGGTAGAGCCGTTTGGCACAGACTTATCATACAGATGAGTGAAAGGGAAAGTGTGAAAATGAATCTAATCATAAAATTAATATGTTTCTACAAAGCTATGAAAGAGCTCTTGTCTCTCTTGGCTGAAATTAGATAATTATAGTCACTCAAATGGTTCAATGTAGCCCATTGCTAGACCAAATAATGCCACCTATGAAACAAAACGGGATTGACTTGGAGGGTGTCCAAACCGGTTTCTAAAGCAAGTACCGAAGTAATTTGGCGAGTTGAACCCAACGGCATAAGCTACCTGCGCGACTGTCGGTTTTTTATCTGAATTCAACATTTCTTTGGCCTTTTTCATACGATATTCTTGGATTAGTTCTTTGGCTGGTTGATGAAAATACGCCCTGACTTTTCGATACAACTGTGTCTGACTACAGCCCATTTGTGTTGCCATTGATTTGACGGAAAATTCGGGATCATGGAAGTTTGATGTTATGCACTGCATGATTCTAGTTTCAAATTCATCTGTAGTGCTCTTGCCAGTTTGGGGCATCGTGTCAAGTGTAGGCTTTATTAATCGTGATTGGTTTTGAATTAACCCTTTGAGTCGGATTTTAATTAAGTCTATATCAAATGGTTTTTTGATATACACATTAGCACCATTTTTTATCGCTTGATATTCACTTTCTCGATCAGACTTTACAGTCAATATCATGACGGGTATATGGGCTAGCTCCTGCTCCCCCCTTATTTTTTTGCATAGCTCAATACCATCCATGTGGGGCATGAGCAAGTCACTGATGACCACATTTGGTTTATGTTTAATTATTTGTTGATATCCGTTAATCCCATTTGACGCCTCTAGTATTTGATAGTCATTTTCTAATTGCCATTTGATAAATTGTCTGATTTCCAAATGATCATCAATGATCAATACAGAATGCCGTTGATGAGATAAGTTTCGTTTGCTTGGTTTCATTTTAGGCGGATGGCTTTGAATACTTCTGTTTTTAATCGCTTAAAACCCTTAATAGCACAT contains the following coding sequences:
- a CDS encoding response regulator transcription factor encodes the protein MKPSKRNLSHQRHSVLIIDDHLEIRQFIKWQLENDYQILEASNGINGYQQIIKHKPNVVISDLLMPHMDGIELCKKIRGEQELAHIPVMILTVKSDRESEYQAIKNGANVYIKKPFDIDLIKIRLKGLIQNQSRLIKPTLDTMPQTGKSTTDEFETRIMQCITSNFHDPEFSVKSMATQMGCSQTQLYRKVRAYFHQPAKELIQEYRMKKAKEMLNSDKKPTVAQVAYAVGFNSPNYFGTCFRNRFGHPPSQSRFVS